In Glycine soja cultivar W05 chromosome 10, ASM419377v2, whole genome shotgun sequence, the genomic stretch GACATCCATCAGAAAGAGTGGCGTGTCTCAGAGGGGGGTGGATGACAACACCGTCAGTGAGTTCAATGACTGGATAGCAAAGCTAGAAGTAGAAGAGATACCATGTGTAAGGAGAAAATTTACGTGGTTCAGCCCAAATAGGGCTGCTAAGAACAAATTAGATAGAATATTTGTTTCTGATGCTTGGCTCACTAAATGGCCTAGAAGCACCCAATTCATCTTGGACAGAAACTTTTCGAATCATTGTCCTGTCCTGCTTAGATCTAAAAATGTGGACTAGGGGCTCAAACCTTTCAGGGTTCTTGATTGCTGGCTAAAAGATAAGTCATTTGGGAATATAGTCAAGGAGTGCTGGACAAACACACAACCAAGGGGTTGGAGGGGGTTTCACACTCAAAGAAAAGATCAAAAGACTTAAGGAGAGGATGAAATTATGGAACAAGGAGCAGTTTGGTGACACACTTAAGAAGGTCCAAGAGATTGAGGCTGACCTAAACAAGCTGGAAGATGCTAGCACTGATAGACAATTGTCCTCCCAAGAACTGGCGATCCATAAAAAGCTATAGGAAGATCCATGGATAGCTGCTCAATCACATGAGTCCTTATTGAGACAGAAGGCGAGATCAAGATGGATCAGAGAAGGGGATTGTAATTCACACTATTTCCAGCTGCTGATGAATTCTAACAGCAGAAAAAATGCAATCAAAGAAGTGTTTATTGATGGTTCATGGGTAGAGGAACCGATAAGATTGAAGGAGGAAGTTCGTAATTTCTTCTTGCATAGATTCCGTGAACCCGAGCAGGACAGACCAGAATTGAATGGAATCAGATTTCCTAGTATTGGGCAGCAACAAAACGATATGCTGGTTGGGCGTTACCATGAGGATGAAATAAAGATGGCTGTATGGGATTGTGGAAGTGAGAAAAGCCCAGGACCTGATGGATTAAACTTCAAGTTCATTAAGCAATtttggaagttactaaaacctGATATCATTCGGTTCCTTGATGAATTTCATGTCAACGGGATTTTTCCAAAGGACTGCAATGAATCTTTTATCGCCCTAATCTCTAAGGTGAACGATCCACAAAATCTTAATGAATACAGACCTATTTCACTAATAGGCTGTGCGTATAAGATTGTGGCCAAGCTTCTagcaaacaaaatgaaaaaggtaATGCCAGACATAATAGATAAAAGACAGTCTGCATTCATAGGTGGAAGACACTTGTTGCATAGTGTATTGATAGCCAATGAAGCGGAGGAGGAAGTAAAGAGATGCCAAAAGCCAAGCATGGTGTTTAAAGTAGACTATGAAAGGGCATACGACTTCGTCTCGTGGGATTTCTTATCATACATGATGCGGAGATTGGGCTTTTGTCCCAAGTGGATACATTGGATCGAGGGATGCCTTAATTCTGCCTCGGTTTCAATATTGGTAAATGGTAGCCCCACCACTTAAATCATTCCACAAAGAGGCCTTAGACAAGGTAATCCCCTAGCGCCTCTACTGTTCAATATTGTTGCGGAAGCTCTAACCGAACTGATGAGAGAAGCAGTGGATAAGAAGTTGTTTAGCGGGTTCCTAATGGGGAAAAACAATGAGGCAGTCAGCATCCTACAATATGCTGATGACACCATATTTTTTGGTGAAGCTACAATGCAGAATATGAAGGCAATCAAAATCATTCTGAGGAGTTTTGAACTTGCATCAAgcctcaaaatcaattttgcaaaaaaCTGTTTTGGGGCAATTGGGAAATCAGATCAGTGGAGGAAGGAGGATGTTGAGTATCTAAATTGTAGCATGCTGTCCATGTCATTCATGTATTTGGGTATCCCCATTGGTGCAAACCCAAGACGTAACGAGTTGTGGGATCCTATCATTAGAAAGTGTGAGATAAAATTAGTCAGATGGAAACAAAGACACATATCTTTTGGGGGGAGAGTGACCCTTATACATGTAGTCGTTAATCTATTCTCATTTTTAGGGTACCCACCAAAGTAGTGAACAAGTTGGTCAGTATTCAACGTAGATTTCTATGGGGCGGTGGAATGGAGCAAAGGAAGATTGCGTGGGTCAAATGGGAAACGGTGTGTCTCCCAAAAGACAAAAGGGGTCTAGGCATAAAGGATCTCAAGACATTCAACACAACATTGCTTGGGAAGTGGAGATGGGATCTATTTCAGCAGCATGGGGAACTGTGGGCCAAAATTATGGATTCTAAATATGGTGGATGGAGATCCCTGGATGAAGGAATAAGAGGCAGCAATGAATCTCCATGGTGGAAGGATCTAATGATGGTGATTCACTAACAGCAACGGAGTACTGtacttaaaaatgaaacaacatgGAGGGTGGGATGTGGAGACAAGATTAGGTTCTGGGAAGATTGCTGGATTGGCACTGATGTACCATTAATGGTAAAATATCCTAGATTGTACCAAATTTCATGCCAGCAACAacaattcatcaagcaaatgGGGAGCCACACAGATGCAGGTTGGGAATGGAATTACATTTGGAGGAGACCCTTATTTGATAATGAAGTTGACATGGCTGATGGATTTTTAGGGGAGACAGCACAGACAGCAATCCAACCACATAAAGCAGATACTTGGGTTTGGAAACCTGATCCAAGTGGACAATATACAACAAAAAGCGTGTATGATCTGCTCTTGGGAGAATCATTGGGGGAGAACCGGGATGGAGGTTTTTCGGAACTATGGAAACTTAAGATCCCAGCCAAATCAGCAGTGTTTGCATGGACGCTAATCAGAGACCGATTACCAACGAAGTCTAATTTGAGAAGGAGACAAGTTGAGGTAAATGACATGTTGTGCCCATTTTGCAGAAATAAGGAGGAGGATGCAGCCCATTTATTCTTCAATTGCAGCAAAATCCTACCTTTATGGTGGGAGTCATTGTCTTGGGTGAACATAGCAGATACCACAAAATCCGAGGGATCATTTTTGCAACATGACAGTGGGAATGTTGATGGGATAAAATCCAAAAGATGGAAGTGTTGGTGGGTAGctttaacatggatcatctggCAGCAAAGAAATatgatagttttttaaaatgaaacctTCAATGGAAGCAAGTTGTTGGATGATGCAATACTCCTAGTTTGGACATGGCTCAGATCCATGGAGAAAGATTTTGCATTGCACTTCAATCAATGGTCCACTAACCTAAGAGAAGGTTTTTGTACTTAGGAAAGGATAGTAGTTGCTGGACATGTGTAATATTTTATAGAGTGGCTAGCTCGGTTCCTTATCAGCATAGTTGTCAATACCCGCGGAGCAGCAGACCCCAAAAGTGGGATAGCGGGATAGCGGATAGCGGGATAGCGGATAGCGGGATGACTGctattataatgttttttatatatgttaaataattaataatatgtatatatataagttcaaaaacagaaaaataaccgAAAACATAATTACTTAAACAAAAGTTACAAAACATAAAGTAAAAAGTCAAGCTAATAAACATTGATTATTATGAACTACTGATTGACTGTGGAAATTAAAACAAGTGGATAGCATCAAAAcaatactaaataaaaataataataaaacatgagagggcaatattaattaatatctaaatataatgaattgaaaactgATTATATGCACACATATCCCAGCTCATGGCACCcacactgaaaaaaaaaaaggcaattaaataattaggaaaaaaaagaaacaataaatagaAAACCTCAAGCAAGGAAACGATGTCGCAGACTCATAGCGTATTGGGAAAGAAAGGTACGAACAATGTCGCAGACTCGCAGCGTGCTCCTGGGTGTGGAGGAGGTAGCGGCGCTCGCCGGTGTCGCAGGGGTCACATCCTCGCCGGGGTGTTGCAGCCTCGCAGGTGTGAAGAGCAGCAACATGCTAGGGTTTTCGACTTCCAGCTATGGAGCCCTGAGTAGgtaatacaaaaacaaaaataccctCACTTTCCCGCATTAAGTGAGGGCATTTTCGGAATTTCCACAGCTTCAGTGTAGCGGCACGAAAATCCGGTCCAGATCCCGCGCCACTCTGCCACGCTCCGCCGTGATAGCAGCCGCGCCAACCGTGACGTTGAACCACGCCGCTACGTCCATCCCCGTCGCAGATGGGAGCCGCGACGCCCGCAATTGACAACATAGCTTATCAGATTTTCTAGTCTGACCAAAGGAACCAGCTGTCTGCATACTCTCATCATGTATCTTTAGTGCCACTGGtactcttaatatatatatatatatatatacccatttttgctgagcaaaaaataaaataattagtaaacattTTCCAATAACATTGTATATAAGCTCTCTCATTTAACTTCCCAAAACACTTAGTTGCATAAGTTGATTTCAGCTTATGGAAGAAACTAATTTcaccttattttcttctcttatacgTATAAATGAAGAACTTCATCCAAATAGGGCCTATGACCTTCTCATAAGCTCTTTTTAGCTTATGTCAGCAAccttttaaacttaaaatacaaGCTCTTATGTGATAATCTCATAAAAAAAGTACTAATTAAATTGTTTACCTAACCACACCATATGTTATGTCTTATTAACCTCTTCTTGTCACAGATTTGACAGGAAAGCAGGAGACAGTTGAATAGTACAGTGAAACTGATAAACCTAATTCGTATCCAAAATACTGGACAAAATGAGATGCACAAACTACAACAGCAATGCCCTGTTCAGCATTTTATTCACATGTAAACATAATTAGAACTCAGTTTTCAAACTCCCACAACAACAGCAATACCCAAAACTTATCCCACTAGGTTGGGTTGACTACATGGATCAATCAACGGCGTTGACAGATTTGATGAAAAGTAATAATCATATGCCTATGATTTGGGAAGTTAGAAACTTTTATTTCATTCTCATATGTCCTGcatcaatttataaatataataaaaatttattaattgtatGCATCAATTCTGCTCACAGATCAAGAACAAAAACCAAGAAGTCCGCATCACTACagcatataaaaaaagaaatggaaTGTCACCACTATAAACACTAGATTGATACCAAAATAGAGTTGAAGGATATTTACACGTGTCTGAAATTACATAATAACATAATCCAGCAATATTTTATCTGCAAGTTATCTAAGTTTCAGCACAGTGTATTATAGTTTGGCATGAATACTGAATTCTTACTGGTACTAGTACAAATAAAACCAGGAACTAAATCAACAAGAAGAACAAAGTCGAAGGGAGGACcttgatataaaatatagtaTGAGCCTACGACAATTACAATCTCCACTAATGTATGGATAATTCTACACTCTTAACTCACACAAGAAACTCCTTGTACTGATTAGCTAATTCTaggaacaaacaaaataaagcaAATGCATGTGTTGGCAGAACAAATTGGATGCCTTCTCTCACACCCCCTCTCGTATGACTCAACTCTGATTGTTCTCTCATATTTACACCCTGGGCCCACAATTTAACTCCCTCTTCCTTCTACATACTAACCCTATTATGTTCAAATAAAACCCTACTACGAGtgctctgaaaaaaaaaaatcagaaatacATGAACTGGTAGCAAATAAGACATATGGCATGTTGGCTAAATAAGCAAATTGGAAGATGGAACTTACATGAAATCATTGAATGTTATCATAACTGCACCTCTACAACATGTTTCAGCATCATGGGCATCCCAAATCCATATGCCAAGATAAATACCTAGCCAATTTATTGTTTCAATTTGCATGGTCAACTTTCGATATGCTTTTGCGCCTCTTCAAAAACCCATCCATTAGCTtgatatatgtatatttatttaaactaaCTCCCTTCTGTTCTGACTCTTGAAATAGTTTCATTGCCTCCTTGTACTTCCCCTGGGTACACAAATCACTTATTTGCTGAGAGTACATAATATCACTTGAAGCATCAAGCTCTTGGGAAGTGTCATGAGTTTTCACAGCTTGCCCTGTCTCTGAAAGTTTTGACATGAATTTCTCTGCTTCCTCGGTCCTACCAGCATGAGTAAGTGCCCTAACAATGGCATTGTAAGTATACTGGTCAGGCTCAAATTTTTTAACCTCCATATCAGTCATAAGATCAAACGCTTCGTCCAATCTCCCTTCTTTGCAAAGGTATGAAATCATTGTGTTGTATGTAACTACATCAACAGAATTCTGTTTAGAGATCCATGAGTTAAAGAGTTTAAAAGCTTTCTCCAGCATGTCCACTCTGCAAAGTCCTCGAAGGAGAATGTTACGTGTAAAGATATCTGGTTTGAATGAGTTCCCTACCATTTTGTTATGGAACTGAAATGCTTTATCCACCATTCCCTCCCAGCAGTAACCATGAATAATTATGTTACATGAAACCTCATCAGGGACCAAACCCTTCTCCAAAAGCTCATTCAATTTATCCACTGCTTGGTCAGTTTTCCCAGACAGGCATAACCCTCTGATTAGAGGGTTATAACTGACAACACTAGGAACAATCCCTCTCTTCTTCATCTCTTCCCAAAGCTTCAAAGCTTTGTCTTCTTGCTTACCCTTAAAGTATCCCATGATCAGAGTTCCATAGGTCACCTCATCAAGAATATAACCTCGCTTCCTGGCCTTCACAGTCAACTCATATGCCTCTTCAGGCTTCTTCTCCATACACAAAGTGTGTAACATGGTGTTAAGAGTACAAATATCTGGTTTCAACCCCTTCCTTGCCATCTCATCCATCATCCTAAATGCCTCTCCCAGCTTCCCAGCTTTACAAAAACCATTAATCATAGTATTATAAGTAAAACAATCGGGAGAAACCCCACTCTCGACCATCTTCACCACAGCATCACTCGCTTCATTGATCTTACCTTCCTTACCGAACCACTTAACCATTATATTGTGAGTCACCGCATTCGGCTCAACACCCCCCCTCGACTTCATTTCCTCCAACAACCTAAACCCCTCCGTGCTGCCACGCCACTTAAAACACCCATCAATCAAAGTATTATAAGTAACAACATCCGGAATCAACTTCAAACTCTCCATCTCGTCTCTAACCCTAATCGCCTCATCAATCTTCCCCTCATCACACAGCCCTTTCACCAAGGTATTATAAGTCCAAACATCGGGCAGCATACCATCTTTGGTCATCAAGTCAATAACCACAGAAGCCTCCTTCAACCACTTCAACCTGCAATACCCATGAACAAGGATATTATAAGTATTCTTATTAGGAACCAACCCGGCATTCTTCATTTCCTGAAGCACATCCCTTACTTTAGTCAACTGACCCTTCTTACACAAGGCATCCAAGATAGTGTTGTAAGTGATGTTATCTGGAAAACAGCCGAATTCGGCCATTCGGTTGACGAG encodes the following:
- the LOC114371809 gene encoding uncharacterized protein LOC114371809, with translation MREAVDKKLFSGFLMGKNNEAVSILQYADDTIFFGEATMQNMKAIKIILRSFELASSLKINFAKNCFGAIGKSDQWRKEDVEYLNCSMLSMSFMYLGIPIGANPRRNELWDPIIRKVPTKVVNKLVSIQRRFLWGGGMEQRKIAWVKWETVCLPKDKRGLGIKDLKTFNTTLLGKWRWDLFQQHGELWAKIMDSKYGGWRSLDEGIRGSNESPWWKDLMMVIH
- the LOC114372021 gene encoding pentatricopeptide repeat-containing protein At2g16880, coding for MREEEVAESITSILVLQKKKKNGGGVESEKLESFIPHLTLPLILSILSRKPLNSDPAALLSFFRWLQTHAPPSLCSSPDLLLSLLPPLLARRKFSDAKSLLLSFISSDHRHALHSLLLRPNPALSKPLLDTSLAAYVHANQPHLAFQLFQKMKRIRFPPNLLTCNTLLNALVRSPSSHSALLADHVFEDSLALGVEPNTNTFNILIYGHCIQNKFNHAFALVNRMAEFGCFPDNITYNTILDALCKKGQLTKVRDVLQEMKNAGLVPNKNTYNILVHGYCRLKWLKEASVVIDLMTKDGMLPDVWTYNTLVKGLCDEGKIDEAIRVRDEMESLKLIPDVVTYNTLIDGCFKWRGSTEGFRLLEEMKSRGGVEPNAVTHNIMVKWFGKEGKINEASDAVVKMVESGVSPDCFTYNTMINGFCKAGKLGEAFRMMDEMARKGLKPDICTLNTMLHTLCMEKKPEEAYELTVKARKRGYILDEVTYGTLIMGYFKGKQEDKALKLWEEMKKRGIVPSVVSYNPLIRGLCLSGKTDQAVDKLNELLEKGLVPDEVSCNIIIHGYCWEGMVDKAFQFHNKMVGNSFKPDIFTRNILLRGLCRVDMLEKAFKLFNSWISKQNSVDVVTYNTMISYLCKEGRLDEAFDLMTDMEVKKFEPDQYTYNAIVRALTHAGRTEEAEKFMSKLSETGQAVKTHDTSQELDASSDIMYSQQISDLCTQGKYKEAMKLFQESEQKGVSLNKYTYIKLMDGFLKRRKSISKVDHAN